From Drosophila suzukii chromosome 2R, CBGP_Dsuzu_IsoJpt1.0, whole genome shotgun sequence, a single genomic window includes:
- the LOC108008824 gene encoding uncharacterized protein isoform X1 → MSCICQFYTSGEVVPGDLATVPLPLTDDIPSGPSPAKNVDKDLLETKASESGVSASDLADCRAENWLLKKKLLEYEVTIENLEQLVTTIVEKQHQILSEMFYLRKENRELQSECHLQREYHSMERNALMRELHDARSSSRSRSFLLGCGSNGSKGSSNTDCEEEDISELEDEDHCENGCDSNEDQALDADENCEAPSAPSSDEHSCRTYPSSSNSESSDTDDNTSRDYKSNEDTPISNSDTD, encoded by the exons ATGTCCTGTATTTGCCAGTTCTATACGTCCGGTGAGGTAGTTCCCGGAGACCTTGCGACAGTTCCTTTGCCTTTAACTGATGATATTCCATCAGGCCCAAGCCCCGCAAAAAA TGTTGATAAAGACTTGTTAGAGACAAAGGCTTCCGAATCTGGAGTGTCGGCCTCCGATCTGGCCGACTGCCGTGCAGAAAATTGGCTTCTAAAGAAGAAGTTACTGGAGTACGAGGTTACCATTGAGAATCTGGAGCAGCTGGTGACAACTATAGTTGAGAAGCAGCATCAAATCTTGAGCGAAATGTTTTACTTGCGAAAGGAAAATCGAGAACTGCAGTCCGAGTGCCATCTTCAACGCGAGTATCACTCAATGGAGAGGAATGCCCTGATGAGGGAGTTGCATGACGCCCGGAGCTCGAGTCGAAGCCGAAGTTTTCTCTTG GGATGCGGATCTAATGGAAGTAAAGGATCCTCTAATACCGACTGTGAAGAGGAAGATATCAGTGAATTGGAAGACGAGGATCACTGCGAAAACGGGTGCGACAGCAATGAAGATCAGGCCTTGGATGCCGATGAAAATTGTGAAGCGCCTTCAGCACCAAGTTCGGATGAACATTCCTGTAGGACTTATCCGTCTTCATCAAACTCAGAGTCTAGTGACACGGATGACAACACATCACGTGATTACAAAAGCAATGAGGATACCCCCATCAGTAATAGCGACACTGACTGA
- the LOC108008824 gene encoding clumping factor A isoform X2: MIFHQAQAPQKNLLETKASESGVSASDLADCRAENWLLKKKLLEYEVTIENLEQLVTTIVEKQHQILSEMFYLRKENRELQSECHLQREYHSMERNALMRELHDARSSSRSRSFLLGCGSNGSKGSSNTDCEEEDISELEDEDHCENGCDSNEDQALDADENCEAPSAPSSDEHSCRTYPSSSNSESSDTDDNTSRDYKSNEDTPISNSDTD; the protein is encoded by the exons ATGATATTCCATCAGGCCCAAGCCCCGCAAAAAA ACTTGTTAGAGACAAAGGCTTCCGAATCTGGAGTGTCGGCCTCCGATCTGGCCGACTGCCGTGCAGAAAATTGGCTTCTAAAGAAGAAGTTACTGGAGTACGAGGTTACCATTGAGAATCTGGAGCAGCTGGTGACAACTATAGTTGAGAAGCAGCATCAAATCTTGAGCGAAATGTTTTACTTGCGAAAGGAAAATCGAGAACTGCAGTCCGAGTGCCATCTTCAACGCGAGTATCACTCAATGGAGAGGAATGCCCTGATGAGGGAGTTGCATGACGCCCGGAGCTCGAGTCGAAGCCGAAGTTTTCTCTTG GGATGCGGATCTAATGGAAGTAAAGGATCCTCTAATACCGACTGTGAAGAGGAAGATATCAGTGAATTGGAAGACGAGGATCACTGCGAAAACGGGTGCGACAGCAATGAAGATCAGGCCTTGGATGCCGATGAAAATTGTGAAGCGCCTTCAGCACCAAGTTCGGATGAACATTCCTGTAGGACTTATCCGTCTTCATCAAACTCAGAGTCTAGTGACACGGATGACAACACATCACGTGATTACAAAAGCAATGAGGATACCCCCATCAGTAATAGCGACACTGACTGA